GAGCGGCTGCTGGTGATCTCCGGCGACACCGCCCGCGGCGCCGGCGGAAGCGTCTTCGCCGACGTCTTCGACTACGCCTCGGCCAAACGCCTGGAACACCAGACCCTGCCCGGCGTGCAGTGCTGCATCAGCATGCACGACACGCGGGCAATCATCCTCGACGGCTCAGTCGTCGTCACCGACACCGATGGCGTACACGTCTTCGCCGGCGAGTAATCGCCGACAGAGATGGGTGGCATGGCGACACACGTTTCTGTTTCTCGTGGGTCGCCATGATGCTCAGCCGCGCCCATGGCGACCCGCTACGCGTGTCGCCATGCCACCCATGCTCGTTTCACTCGCCGCTTGTCCAGTACCCCGGGCGCGAGTAGTGCTCGTGCAGGGCGATCTCGTAGGGGCGGTCGATCACCTCGGGCATCGGCGGGCTGCTGTGGATGCGGTCTTTGGTCATCTTCGCGCGAACCTGACGCTGGGCCCACGAAATGCCCGCCAGCCACTGCGTCGACAGCACCACGAGGTGTTTATGGAACAGCGTGCCGATGTCGGCCGTCACGTAGCGAATCTCCCACGTCTCGGGGTCGACAAGAAAATCCTGCACCGCCCCCATTTCGCCGTCGATGGCGGTGAGGTTGTACTCGAGGATCTCCTTGAAGGCCGAGAGGGTGCTCTCGGGCTTGCGGTTGCGTTCGAGATCGATGCGATCCTGCGGCAAGGCCTCGGCGGCCACGGAGCGGCTGATCGACTCGGGCAGCGGCCGGGACTCCCAGTACGGCAGCCACCCGAAATACTTGGCGAGCATCGTTTCGTGCTCGCGCGAGATGGTGACCTTGGAATCGACGTGCGGGCTGTGCTCGATCTGGTCGCTGGTCAAGGCCATGTGGACGATGCCTTCGCTCCAGTCTGCGCCCTCGACGGACGGCGGGGCGATCAGGACCATGCGCCCCGGCAGCCAGATGCGCGTGTCGATCACGAAATACCGCACGGTCCAGGTTCGCTGCTGGAAGTAGAAATCGAAAACCTTGCCGATCGGTTTGTCCGAGGCGTGGATCCTGGCGGAAATCAGGGCGTCGAGGCTGCCCACGGTTGCTTGCGTGGCTGCTTCGGTTGTCATGGTCGGCTCCATTGCTGGCGTGGGTCACTTCTCTTCCACGTCCTTGATCGTCGTCGTCAGTTCCGGCAGTTCGCCTTCCCAGTAGACCGGTCGGCCGTAGAAGTCGTACAACCGCACCTCGTATTCGCGATTGACCGGCGTCTCGTAGTCGAACGGCGGACCCTCGCGAATGGCGCTTTGCTCGAGGTCTACGTAGACCGCCCGCTCGGTCCAGTCGACGTCGCGGATCCACGCCGGCGAAACGAGCACTTTTTTGCCGCTGAGCAGGTGCCCGATATCGGCCACCATATAGCGGATGACCCAGTCGTCGCTCTGGACGATGAAGTCATGCACGCGTCCGGCGTCGCCGTCGGTGGCGTGCAGGGTCAGATGGATCGTATCGCGCATGCTTCGCAGGTTAGGATCGGAGCGGGCCTGGTCTTCGGTGCTCGGCAGCGACTCGATAACCTCCGGCGGTTGCACCAGCGGCGTTCCCTCCATGCCCCAGTACGGCGCCCAGCCGTAATGGGCGGCCATCATCGATTCGTACTGGCGCGAGATGGGCTGGTCGGACTCGATGGGCGGGCTGTGCTCGATCGCCTCGCGGGTCAGGTTCACCGGAACGATCTTGTTCGACCAGTCGGGCTTGCCGAAACTCTGGGGCGACAGCAGCACCTGTCGTCCGCTGAGCCATCCGCCCGTGTCGGCCGCAAGATAACGGATGGTCCACACCTTGTCGTCGAAGAA
This portion of the Planctomycetaceae bacterium genome encodes:
- a CDS encoding PRC-barrel domain-containing protein is translated as MLRSLKELLGYTIRATDGELGKVRDFFFDDKVWTIRYLAADTGGWLSGRQVLLSPQSFGKPDWSNKIVPVNLTREAIEHSPPIESDQPISRQYESMMAAHYGWAPYWGMEGTPLVQPPEVIESLPSTEDQARSDPNLRSMRDTIHLTLHATDGDAGRVHDFIVQSDDWVIRYMVADIGHLLSGKKVLVSPAWIRDVDWTERAVYVDLEQSAIREGPPFDYETPVNREYEVRLYDFYGRPVYWEGELPELTTTIKDVEEK